One region of Salvelinus namaycush isolate Seneca chromosome 3, SaNama_1.0, whole genome shotgun sequence genomic DNA includes:
- the LOC120045165 gene encoding nuclear pore complex protein Nup98-Nup96-like isoform X1 — MFNKSFGAPFGGGTGGFGTSSTFGQQNTGFGATTGGFGASAFGATNNTGGLFGATQNKPVVTANPQQIHTGAGRGGGLFGSSTFSQPVTSSTSSGFGFGTASGTSTSLFGSTNTGGGGGLFSQQSNAFGAAKPASFGTFGTSTASSGGLFGATNSNPFGGASASLFGASGFTQQAAQPGTTVKFNPATGSDTMVKGGVTTSINTKHQCITAMKEYENKSLEELRLEDYQAGRKGPTNPMAAPTGGLFGAAAAATPSTGAAGLFGSSATNTGFSFGQAKTNFGTSTGGFGAATGSLFGQQQQPQQAQQAASLFKPFGQATTTPNTGFSFGNTSTMGQPQQTSTMGGLFGSTAASQAGGLFGNTAQTTPATGFGTGTGLFGQTNTAFGNVGTQQSLFGNKTAGFGATTTSASSFGTGTGLFGNKSALTLGTGTNPSNFGFGPTAAGGSLFGNKAAAGGLGTGLGAGFGAAVGTGQMSLFGNNKALGSTLGTIGAFGPQGFSTGTSTLGFGAQQQPVALTDPNAAAAQQAVLQQQINALAYSPFGDSPLFRNPLSDPKKKEERLKPTNPAAQKALTTPTHYKLTPRPATRVRPKALTSSGSSKSQLFDGLDDDEPSLTNGAFMPRKSIKKLVLKNLNGSSLYSSPINRDTDDLASPPEYPLNGLSASVDEDDYVREVVEGGAEDDLEINKFYTKPSLQDTISELNAHRVGARGRNGLEVSSEDISLGEDSIQEEREEEVQEVPPHPAGIVLCRVGYYTIPAMDELSKMVDENGVCVVENFTVGRKGYGSVFFHGEVNVTGLNLDEIVHFRRKEVIVYPDDKNKPAEGEGLNRRAEVTLDGVWPNDKTTCTQIKNPERLSEMNYEGRLENASRKQGARFLEYRPETGSWVFEVAHFSKYGLQDSDEDEEVPLKVDPKKLKTATTLPPGLQQLPPSQQQVAPQAQSKAVLELLSRMSEVDSDMADITQDAPGESMLEEEGESGMGEEKGSRLGTVTPTEHNPVSASSQIASSLGINPHTLQIMKASLFAEDDDGDMFLEQGGMKSSLDRASPRILLPGTQGRPSIGGLLQTRFSGAGLFPQLPDVPFGGGLPGRLSMSRPSAVVPEPSRLSPWPSLGPSFLLPAPAAEATVRTVGARRLGGPVAPENSVTLGKGRLLMDAALFTGRSFRVGWGPGWTLVHCGDRLSGTGDKEQDQGDTGAGGFGFLPKHAKSKQLSDSPFKVVIEQVVGLEPRDSEESQAVYQRPLEIGLKHSTISTEGACPFIQPQSGVAALHEYVEWITDLNQEAGAGDRVLAHWALVWTLCEALWGRLGTTEPGTSGYLQQLERRRSFSAWLSHSATQRIEQEVGLSQGGGHVEAIFSYLTGHRISDACRLAQKSGDHRLSLLLSQAVGSQYGRELLALQLGDWNRMQTDSFLQEERLRIFALLAGKPVWQSTDCVVNVCSELDWKRCVAVHLWYMLPPTASIADALAKYEAAFQGSAEGQKYACAPLPPYLDQSDPLDMEEEESKRPLYDICFHLLKLYSDRHYSLQELLDPLTVTWERLDYRLSWHLWSVLQALHYTHLSPARQGLIHTSYAAQLESAGLWDMAIYVLLHISEDMLRERAVREMLQLHCPLLETEESAQKERFLTERLLIPEQWLHLAKATRARRETDRHREALHLYRAGHWNLCHRLVIQHLASDCIINDNHEYLLEFLEGLAVPERSAVIQDWDTAGRVYLDYIRVIQTLHAIQQMDSAGYKLERLHTEVTSLCSRIELLPCSTAKDRLAQSDMAKRVANILRVVLSLQQGGEGGEIPLSQLAPHIGRLPMPEDYALEELRSLTQSYLRQLIVS, encoded by the exons ATGTTCAACAAGTCATTTGGTGCTCCTTTCGGGGGAGGGACCGGAGGATTTGGAACTTCATCCACGTTTGGACAACAAA ACACTGGCTTTGGGGCGACGACAGGTGGCTTCGGGGCCTCAGCATTTGGGGCGACCAACAACACTGGAGGACTCTTTGGGGCGACGCAAAATAAGCCAG TGGTGACAGCCAATCCTCAACAAATCCACACTGGTGCAGGTAGAGGAG GTGGCCTGTTTGGTTCCAGTACGTTCAGCCAGCCCGTAACGTCGTCCACCAGTAGCGGCTTTGGGTTTGGCACGGCCAGCGGCACATCCACTAGCCTGTTCGGCAGCACCAACACGGGCGGCGGCGGAGGACTCTTCTCCCAGCAGAGCAATGCTTTCGGAGCCGCCAAACCAGCCTCCTTTGGCA CGTTTGGCACGAGCACGGCCAGCAGCGGGGGGCTGTTTGGGGCGACCAACTCCAACCCCTTCGGAGGGGCGTCTGCCTCCCTGTTCGGAGCTTCAGGGTTCACCCAGCAAGCCGCTCAGCCAGGCACCACTGTCAAGTTCAAC CCTGCAACAGGAAGTGACACCATGGTGAAAGGGGGTGTGACCACGAGCATTAACACCAAGCACCAGTGCATCACGGCCATGAAGGAGTATGAGAACAAATCACTGGAG GAGCTGAGGTTGGAGGACTACCAGGCAGGAAGGAAGGGCCCCACTAACCCCATGGCTGCACCGACGGGGGGTCTCTTTGGGGCTGCGGCCGCAGCCACCCCCAGTACGGGGGCTGCAGGGCTGTTTGGCTCCTCGGCCACCAACACAGGCTTCTCCTTCGGCCAGGCCAAAACCAACTTCGGCACCA GTACGGGTGGGTTTGGTGCAGCCACAGGCAGTCTGTTTGGCCAGCAGCAACAGCCCCAGCAGGCCCAGCAGGCAGCCAGCCTGTTCAAGCCCTTCGGTCAGGCCACAACCACACCCAACACAGGATTCTCCTTCGGCAACACCAGCACCATGGGCCAGCCCCAACAAACCAGCACCATG ggGGGTCTGTTTGGGAGCACCGCGGCGTCCCAGGCAGGGGGGTTGTTTGGAAACACAGCTCAGACCACACCAGCCACTGGCTTTGGGACAGGCACCGGGCTCTTCGGACAAACCAACACCGCCTTCGGGAACGTCGGCACACAG CAGAGCTTGTTTGGTAATAAGACGGCAGGGTTTGGCGCCACCACCACCAGCGCGTCGTCGTTTGGCACAGGCACCGGCCTCTTCGGCAACAAATCCGCCCTCACCCTCGGAACAGGCACCAACCCATCTAACTTCG GTTTTGGACCCACTGCTGCTGGCGGAAGCCTCTTTGGGAACAAGGCGGCAGCAGGAGGACTGGGGACCGGACTGGGAGCCGGCTTTGGAGCAG CGGTGGGCACTGGGCAGATGTCTCTGTTTGGGAATAACAAGGCACTGGGTTCCACTCTGGGAACAATAGGAGCGTTCGGACCGCAGGGATTCAGCACAGGAACCAGCACTCTGGGCTTCGGAGCACAACAACAGCCTGTCG cgcTGACGGACCCTAACGCGGCGGCGGCCCAGCAGGCAGTGCTGCAGCAGCAGATCAATGCTCTGGCCTACTCCCCCTTTGGTGACTCCCCCCTCTTCAGAAACCCCCTCTCTGACCCCAAGAAGAAGGAGGAGCGTCTAAAGCCCACCAATCCGGCGGCCCAGAAGGCGTTGACCACGCCCACTCACTACAAGCTGACGCCGCGGCCTGCGACACGTGTGCGGCCCAAAGCTCTGACATCTTCGGGCTCCTCCAAGTCTCAGCTGTTTGACGGGCTGGATGACGACGAGCCTTCTCTCACCAATGGAGCCTTCATGCCCAG GAAGAGCATCAAGAAGCTGGTGCTGAAGAACCTGAATGGCAGCAGCCTGTACAGCAGCCCAATCAACAGAGacacagatgacctggcctctccaCCGGAGTACCCCCTCAACGGACTCAG TGCCAGTGTGGACGAGGATGATTATGtgagggaggtggtggagggaggggcCGAGGATGACCTGGAGATCAACAAGTTCTACACCAAGCCCAGCCTGCAGGACACCATCTCAGAGCTCAACGCCCATAGGGTGGGGGCCAGGGGCAGGAATGGCCTGGAG GTGAGCAGCGAGGACATATCGCTGGGGGAGGACTCCATACAGGAGGAGCGAGAGGAGGAGGTGCAGGAGGTTCCCCCACATCCTGCAGGTATCGTTCTGTGCCGTGTGGGCTACTATACCATCCCCGCCATGGACGAGCTGTCCAAGATGGTGGACGAGAACGGCGTGTGTGTGGTGGAGAACTTCACCGTGGGCAGAAAAG GTTACGGCTCAGTGTTTTTCCATGGCGAGGTGAATGTGACTGGGCTGAACCTGGATGAGATTGTTCACTTCAGACGCAAAGAGGTCATCGTCTACCCCGACGACAAGAACAAGCCTGCTGAGGGGGAGGGGCTCAACAG GCGAGCGGAGGTGACTCTGGATGGGGTGTGGCCTAATGATAAGACCACTTGTACTCAGATAAAGAACCCTGAGCGTCTGTCTGAGATGAACTACGAGGGCCGCCTGGAGAACGCCTCACGCAAACAGGGCGCCCGCTTCCTTGAGTACCGCCCCGAGACCGGCTCCTGGGTGTTTGAA gTGGCCCACTTCTCTAAGTACGGCCTGCAGGACTCTGACGAGGATGAGGAAGTGCCTCTCAAAGTGGACCCCAAGAAGCTGAAGACGGCCACAACACTTCCCCCGGGGCTGCAGCAGCTTCCTCCCTCCCAGCAGCAGGTGGCGCCACAGGCTCAG TCCAAGGCTGTGCTGGAGCTGCTGAGTCGCATGTCTGAGGTGGACAGTGACATGGCCGACATTACCCAGGATGCCCCAGGGGAGAGCATgttggaagaggagggggagagcggCATGGGGGAGGAGAAGGGCAGTCGGCTGGGGACTGTGACCCCCACAGAACACAACCCTGTCTCTGCATCCAGTCAGATCGCCTCCTCGCTGGGAATCAACCCTCACACTCTCCAG ATCATGAAGGCATCTCTGTTTGCTGAGGATGATGATGGTGACATGTTCCTGGAGCAGGGAGGAATGAAGAGCTCTCTAGACAGGGCCTCCCCTCGCATCCTCCTGCCTGGCACCCAGGGCAGGCCCTCCA tcgGTGGTCTCCTGCAGACTCGTTTCAGCGGGGCAGGTCTCTTCCCTCAGCTCCCTGACGTGCCCTTTGGAGGGGGCCTTCCCGGGAGGCTGTCCATGTCTCGGCCGTCCGCGGTGGTTCCTGAGCCCTCGCGGCTCTCCCCCTGGCCCTCGCTGGGGCCCTCATTCCTGCTGCCGGCCCCAGCGGCAGAGGCCACTGTACGGACGGTGGGGGCTCGACGCCTGGGGGGCCCTGTGGCCCCAGAGAACTCAGTCACACTGGGGAAG GGCCGTCTGCTGATGGATGCAGCTCTGTTCACGGGCCGGTCGTTCCGGGTTGGCTGGGGTCCAGGCTGGACTCTGGTCCACTGTGGAGACAGGCTGAGTGGGACTGGGGACAAGGAGCAGGACCAGGGAGACACAGGAGCTGGAGGTTTTGGATTTCTGCCTAAACATGCCAAGAGCAAACA ACTCTCAGACAGTCCGTTCAAGGTGGTGATCGAGCAGGTGGTTGGTCTGGAGCCGCGGGACAGTGAGGAGAGCCAGGCGGTGTACCAGCGGCCCCTGGAGATCGGCCTGAAGCacagcaccatcagtacagaggGGGCCTGCCCCTTCATCCAGCCCCAGAGTGGGGTGGCCGCCTTGCACGAGTACGTGGAGTGGATCACTGACCTCAACCAGGAGGCTGGTGCCGGAGACA gggTCCTGGCTCACTGGGCTCTGGTGTGGACTCTGTGTGAGGCCTTGTGGGGTCGGCTGGGTACGACAGAGCCTGGTACCAGCGGCTACCTGCAGcagctggagaggaggaggagcttcTCAGCCTGGCTGTCCCACAGCGCAACCCAGAGGATCGAGCAAGAGGTGGGCCTGAGCCAGGGGGGAGGACATGTGGAGGCCATCTTCAGCTACCTCACTGGACACCGCATCAGTGACGCCTGCAGGCTGGCTCAGAAGAGTg GGGACCACCGCCTCTCCCTGCTGCTGTCCCAGGCGGTGGGCTCTCAGTACGGCCGGGAGCTGCTGGCGCTGCAGCTTGGAGACTGGAACAGAATGCAAACGGACTCATTCCTGCAGGAGGAGAGGCTACGCATCTTCGCCCTGCTCGCCGGGAAACCT GTGTGGCAGTCTACAGACTGTGTGGTGAACGTGTGTTCAGAGCTGGACTGGAAGCGTTGTGTGgcggtccacctgtggtacatgcTGCCTCCCACCGCCTCCATCGCTGACGCCCTGGCCAAGTACGAAGCCGCCTTCCAGGGCTCTGCAGAGGGTCAGAAGTACGCCTGCGCCCCCCTGCCACCCTACCTCGACCAATCAGACCCGCTGGACATGGAGGAAGAAGAGTCTAAACGGCCACTCTACGACATCTGTTTCCACCTGCTCAAACTATACAGCGACAG ACACTACAGCCTGCAGGAGTTGTTGGACCCGCTGACGGTGACGTGGGAGCGTCTGGACTACCGTCTGAGCTGGCACCTGTGGTCGGTCCTGCAGGCGCTGCACTACACACACCTGAGCCCCGCCCGACAGGGCCTCATACACACCAGCTACGCTGCCCAGCTGGAGAGCGCTGGCCTCTGGGACATGGCAATCTATGTACTGCTGCACATATCTGAGGACAT GCTCCGTGAGCGTGCGGTGAGGGAGATGCTCCAGCTCCACTGCCCTCTGCTGGAGACGGAGGAGTCTGCCCAGAAAGAGCGCTTCCTCACAGAAAGATTACTGATCCCAGAACAGTGGCTCCACCTGGCCAAAGCTACTAGAgccagaagagagacagacagacacagagaggccCTGCACCTATACAGAGCAGGCCACTGGAACCTCTGCCACAGGCTGGTCATACAACACCTAGCCTCAG ACTGTATCATTAATGATAACCATGAGTACCTGTTGGAGTTCTTGGAGGGGCTGGCTGTTCCAGAGCGCAGTGCTGTGATCCAGGACTGGGACACGGCAGGCAGAGTCTACCTGGACTACATCAGAGTCATACAGACCTTACACGCCATACAACAG ATGGACAGTGCTGGCTATAAGCTGGAACGTCTACACACCGAGGTGACATCACTCTGCAGCAGGATAGAGCTCCTCCCCTGCTCCACCGCCAAGGACCGTCTCGCCCAATCAG ataTGGCCAAGCGCGTGGCTAACATCCTGCGTGTGGTGTTGAGTCTGCAGCAGGGTGGTGAGGGTGGCGAGATCCCCTTGTCCCAGCTAGCGCCCCACATCGGCCGTCTGCCCATGCCTGAGGACTATGCCCTCGAGGAGCTCCGCAGCCTCACCCAATCATACCTGAGACAGCTCATCGTCAGCTAA